A genome region from Prionailurus bengalensis isolate Pbe53 chromosome B4, Fcat_Pben_1.1_paternal_pri, whole genome shotgun sequence includes the following:
- the RAB5B gene encoding ras-related protein Rab-5B, whose translation MTSRSTARPNGQPQASKICQFKLVLLGESAVGKSSLVLRFVKGQFHEYQESTIGAAFLTQSVCLDDTTVKFEIWDTAGQERYHSLAPMYYRGAQAAIVVYDITNQETFARAKTWVKELQRQASPSIVIALAGNKADLANKRMVEYEEAQAYADDNSLLFMETSAKTAMNVNDLFLAIAKKLPKSEPQNLGGAAGRSRGVDLHEQSQQNKSQCCSN comes from the exons ATGACTAGCAGAAGCACAGCCAGGCCCAATGGGCAGCCCCAGGCCAGCAAAATATGCCAGTTCAAATTGGTCCTGCTGGGTGAATCTGCAGTGGGGAAGTCTAGTCTGGTATTACGTTTTGTCAAAGGGCAGTTTCATGAGTACCAGGAGAGCACCATTGGAG CGGCCTTCCTCACCCAGTCTGTTTGTCTAGATGACACAACAGTCAAGTTTGAGATTTGGGACACAGCTGGGCAGGAGCGATACCATAGCTTGGCCCCCATGTACTACAGAGGTGCCCAAGCTGCCATTGTGGTTTATGACATTACTAATCAG GAAACCTTCGCCCGGGCGAAGACATGGGTAAAGGAACTACAGCGACAGGCCAGTCCTAGCATCGTTATTGCCCTGGCAGGGAACAAAGCTGACCTGGCCAATAAGCGCATGGTGGAGTATGAA GAGGCCCAGGCGTATGCAGATGACAACAGCTTATTGTTTATGGAGACTTCAGCCAAGACAGCTATGAACGTGAACGATCTCTTCCTGGCAATAG CTAAGAAGCTGCCAAAGAGTGAACCCCAGAATCTGGGGGGTGCAGCAGGCCGAAGCCGGGGTGTGGATCTCCATGAGCAGTCCCAGCAGAACAAGAGCCAGTGTTGTAGCAACTGA